Below is a window of Lacrimispora xylanolytica DNA.
CCACCACCAAAATCCTCTTTACTGCGGTACATCTCTGACCGGAATAGGAATAACCGCCTGCAACGATATTGCTTGCTGTCAGTTCCAGATCTGCATCCTCTAATACGATAGCAGCATCCTTACCTCCAAGCTCCATTAGGAGCGGCACCATGCTGGTGATACTGGATATGTGAGCGCCAACCTCAGTGCTTCCTGTAAAGTTAATAAAATCTATGCCCTTATGAGTGGTGATATAATCTCCGATCTCACTGCCCTTTCCGGTTACCGTATTTAATACACCTGCGGGTACGCCTGCCTCTTCAAAGGCTCTTGCCAGATAAAGGCCGCATAAGCTGCCCTGAGACGCTGGCTTTAATATAACAGAATTTCCTGCCATCAGGCCTGGTGCGATTTTAGAGGCTGCAAGGTTAACGGGATAATTAAAAGGTGAAATAGCTAATACAACACCAAGAGGCTCTCTTCTTACGATGGATACCTTATTGTTCTTTCCACCTGGGAAGCTGTCTCCTGGTATGCTCTCGCCGGAGATATTTTTTGCAGTATCCGCAGTAAAACGAATAAAGTCAGCCGTTCTTTCTACCTCAGACCAGCAGCTCTTTCTGTCCTTTGATATTTCCCGGATCATTAAATCTGCCAGTTCTTCCTTATATTTTAAAAGAATATCTGCTGCCCGATATAAAATTTCCGCCTTTTCATCAATGGTAACATTTCTCCACAGCTTCTGTGCTTCTCTCGCTGTTTCTATCGCCAGATCCACCTCCTCCTTTGACATGGCCGGCACCGTCCCTAAGACTGTGTTGTCTATGGGGGACTTTATTTCAATATAAGTATCACTTTTGCTTCCGACCCATTGGCCATTTAGCAGATTCCTGTATCTGTTGTTTTCATCTCTGATAGCTGTTATCATGAAACCACACTCCTATCCTTTTATTGATATCACTCATGCCTGTCAGCCAGGCTGTGTCTTTTGATTCATGTTTTTTTGATTCTTCAGACAGTACTTGTGTCTTTATCCTTAATATTATAACATTTGTATTCTTTTATCCAGTAGGCACTATTTTGACACACAGTATCAAAAAAGTAACTATGAGTCAAAATAAGATTTTCTGGTGGTTTTATCTCATATATAGCTAAATTTTTTCAAATTTAGTCCTGTAATTGTAACATAAAGGGGATGCATTGGAAACGTTTTTAAATTACAATGAAATCAAGCTTATTTTATCCCATGTAAGTAAGCGCTTTTTGTATAGTATAAACCAAAAAATCATATCATATCAAAATCAGACGCCCTAATACAAAGGAAAATGCAAATAACTGCTCCCAGGCTATTTACATTTTTAATAGGAAATAATACAATTATTTATGAGAAAATAAAACCTGTTTCCGGTTCCGCATTTTGGGGATCCGCTTTCCTGATATTCGGTCAGGAAGGCCGTGTTAAAGGTTATCAGCAAAGGAGCAAATTATGAGTGAATATTCAATTTCTAAAGTTTCCCCCGATGATAAAAGGAGCAACCAGCTCATAGACCAGCTTCTTTTGGGAGAAGGAATCCGAAGAGACAAGAACCTGGATTATACATGTGCTATGTTTGACGAGGATTTTAACGTCGTTGCCACAGGAAGCTGCTATGGCAATACCTTACGTTGTCTGGCTGTCAGCAGCGATCATCAGGGTGAGGGTCTGATGAATCAGATTATGTCCCATCTGACCGAGTATCAGTTCTCAAAGGGCAACTCCCACATCTTCCTCTACACAAAATCAACTGCCTCTAAATTCTTTTCTGATCTTGGATTTTATGAGATTGTAAGAATTGAAGGCAAAGTAGTATTTATGGAGAACAAAAGACGGGGCTTTCAGGATTATTTAAGCCGTCTTGGTGAGAATAAAAAAGAAGGTAAGAATGTTGCTGCCATCGTAATGAATGCCAATCCCTTTACCCTGGGTCATCTTACCCTGGTGGAAAAGGCTGCTGCAGAAAATGACGTGGTTCACCTTTTTATCGTCAGCGAGGATGTAAGCCTTATTCCCTTTCCTGTGAGAAAACGCCTGATCATGGAGGGGACAGCCCATTTAAACAACATATGCTACCACGACAGCGGCCCTTACATCATAAGCAATGCCACGTTCCCAAGCTACTTTCAAAAGGACGAAACATCCGTAATCGAAAGCCATGCCCTTTTAGACCTTGGAATCTTCATTAAGATTTCAGAGTCTCTGGGAATTAACAGAAGGTACGTAGGAGAAGAGCCTACCAGCCAGGTCACTGCCATCTATAATGAGATCATGAAGGAACGGCTTCCCGAAGCAGGAATTGATTGCATTATTATCCCCAGAAAGGAAGCAGAGGGAACAGTAATCAGTGCATCGACCGTAAGAAAGCTGATTAAGGAAGGTGATTTCTCTCATCTAACTGCCTTACTTCCGGAAACTACCATACGCTTTTTTGAAAGCCCGGAGGCAGAGCCTATTATTAAGAAAATCAAAGAAGCAGAGCAAGTCATTCATTATTAAAACATTTAACGGCGGTCCCAGAAGGAACCGCCGCCATTTATTAATTCTGTTAGAATGTTTCAGCTATTTTCACAGCCTTTTCAATATCCTCTGCCACCTTTTTCTCCACGTCAACACCAATCACATCAAGCTGGTCAGCAGCTATGGTGGTAAAATCAGTAACTCCTAAGAAGGCTATGATGGTTCTTAGATATTTATCACCTAATTCAAATTCTTTTGCGATATCAGAGCTGTAATCTCCGCCTCTCGTGGTAATATTAATGGCTTTTTTGCCTTTGCAAAGACCAACAGGGCCTTCTGCTGTGTACTGGAAGGTGATAGAGGAAACACAGATATAATCGATATATGCTTTTAAAATAGCCGGAATTCCAAGGTTCCATAAAGGCTCTGCAAAAATGTATTTGTCAGCCTCCAAAAACTGATAAGCGTATTTTAAAATCGGATGATCCTTTCCCACTCCAGGAGCTGGATTGTGATATTCAAGATCCTTTTCCTCTAAAAAATGAATTCCCATCTTATATAAATCCAAAACTACTACTTCGTCGTCTGGATGATGTTTTTTATACGCTTCCACAAATGCATCTGATATCTGAAATGTTCTTGATGTTCCTTCTGGTTTTGAATTTGCTTTAATATAAAGAACTCTGCTCATAATTAAAATCTCCTTTATGTTATTTTCTTCACAAATTGATGGTTGACTTCGCTCCATTGCCATCTATTGATTAACTTCATTATAGCATTCCCCAAAAATTATGCAAGTAGGCACATTTTAGTGGTGTGGTTACTAAAAAGATACTTCCTAAAATACATATGCTCCTCTTATCTTCATTCGAATCTTCTACGGTATCCTTAAGTTACTAAGTAACTTATTGGTGCCTACTTTACGGCAGACTTCCACAGTATTATAATAACATTAAATCAATGAGCCATGTTTGTGGCTTTCATTTTAAGCTTATGGTTAGATTGACCTAACTCAAAAACGAAAAAAGATTTTGGTACATATCCAGGGAGGTGTTTGTTATGTTAGCTACTATAGTGATTAGTGCACTAATTGCAGCTTATGCAGGCTTTATTATTGTGAGAAGAATCAAAAAAGCGAAGCAGGGCGAATCCGGCTGTGGCTGCGGCTGTTCCAGCTGTTCCTGCACCAGCGACTTACAGGATTGAAGCATTGACAAAAATAAAAAAACGGATCTGGGATGGTGAAACCTACGCATCTCCCTGATCCGCTTTTCTTATTTCATGAATCGGTAACCCTTACTGTCGCCGTCTCCAATATAGAGAACCTCATCAAATGCAGGTACTTTCAATCTACCAGATTCGGTTAAGTAGGATTCTGCCACAAGACGGCCTTTGATCTTTGCCAGAATGTTGGTGATTCCCATGTGATTCTCACTTTCAATCACATCAGTCAGTCTGCATTCAATGGAAATTGGGCATTCTTCAATGATTGGAGCACTGACAACCTTAGATGGTACTGGAGTCAGATTGATGCTGTCAAACTTTTTACACTCCGCTCCTGTATTCTTTCCGCAGAAATTAATTGCTTCGATCTGGCTGCTGTCTGCAATATTGACTACAAAATCAGATACTTCCTTAATCCGGTTCAGGGCATAGCCTTTTGTACTGAAGCCAAGTGCCATCATGTCCCTTAAGGTATAGGAAGAGGATATGGTGGTTACATTTGGTGTGCCGTCCGTATCATAATAACTGACAAGAATGATCGGGAAGCCGTAATACAGTTTGTCATAAAATACATTTACCTTTTTCATCATTACCTCCATAAACTGAAACTATCTAAAAGTTATTGTAAGCCAGCACTTACACCACTATACTATCAAAAAAAGCTGGTGATGGATGTTGCCTGCGCAACGTCCATCACCAGCCAAAACAGACTGATTATGCGTTCATGAATAATTCCATATCTGCATCTACGCTTCCCATTCCAGCGATACCAAAGGTATCTACAAGAACCTTAGCAACATTTGGAGATAAGAATCCTGGTAATGTCGGTCCTAAGTGAATGTTCTTTACGCCTAAGTGAAGAAGTGCAAGAAGTACGATAACGGCCTTCTGCTCATACCAAGCGATGTTATAAGCGATTGGAAGATCATTTACATCATTTAACTCGAATACTTCTTTCAGCTTAAGTGCGATTAAAGCTAAAGAGTAAGAGTCATTACACTGTCCTGCATCTAATACTCTTGGAATACCGCCGATATCGCCAAGCTGAAGCTTATTGTATCTGTACTTTGCACAGCCGGCAGTTAAGATTACAGTATCCTTTGGAAGCTTCTCAGCAAACTCTGTATAGTAGTCTCTGGATTTCATTCTTCCGTCACAGCCTGCCATAACAAAGAATTTCTTGATTGCGCCGGATTTCACAGCGTCAACAACCTTATCAGCAAGTGCGAATACCTGATTGTGAGCAAATCCACCAACGATAGTTCCAGTTTCAATCTCATCCGGGCTCTGAAGAGTCTTAGCAAGTGCGATGATTTCAGAGAAATCTTTCTTACCATTCTCATCTGCTTCGATGTGCTTGCAGCCTGGGAAACCGGTAGCCCCTGTGGTATAGATTCTGGCAGCAACTTCTGGATTCTTTGGAGGAACGATACAGTTTGTTGTAAACAGGATCGGTCCGCGGAAGGACTCGAACTCTGTTACCTGTTTCCACCAGGCATTTCCATAGTTACCTGCAAAGTTGTCATATTTCTTAAATGCTGGATAGTAGTGAGCTGGAAGCATCTCGCCGTGTGTATAAACATCAACGCCTGTTCCCTGTGTCTGCTCTAACAGCTGCTCCATATCAACTAAGTCATGACCGGAGATAAGGATAGCTGGATTCTTTCTAACGCCGATGTTAACTGTTGTGATTTCTGGATTTCCGTAACGGGATGTATTTGCCTCATCAAGAAGCGCCATTGCACTTACTCCAAGCTCACCTGTCTTTAAGGTTAAAGCAACCAGATCATCTGCAGAGAGAGAATCATTTAAGGTTGCTGCAAGAGCTTCATAAGTAAACGCATAAATATCGTTGTTTTCTTTTCCAATGTTTAAAGCGTGCTCTACGTAAGCTGCCATTCCCTTTACACCGTAAATGATCAGCTCTCTTAAAGAACGAACATCTTCGTTTTCAGTCGCAAGAACACCTACGCTGGCAGCCTTTTTAAGCATATCTTCTCTTGAGCTTACAGAAAATACAGCCGCATCGTTATTTCCCTGATAGGAAGCGTCTTTTGCTAACTGATCTCTTAATCCAAGTACATTAACGATCTGAGCTTCAATGGCATCTGCATCAAAGTTTGCATTTGTGATCGTAATAAAAAGGCTCTTGATTACTTCATGATTGATCTTAGCGATGTCAGCAACGTTGGTATTCGTCTTTACTACGATTTCAGAAATACCCTTTACTGCATAGATAAGAAGATCCTGTAAATTTGCAACCTCTTCTGTCTTACCGCATACGCCCATGACTGTACAACCTGTGTTCTTTGCCGTTTCCTGGCACTGATAACAAAACATGCTCATATTCATTACCTCCTAAAGTAAATTATTATGCACAGCACCTTTTTTATTTGGTGCACATACTTGCCAACATTATTGTTGATTGATATAGGGTAGAGGTTCTTAAGGCACTTGCCCTGCCCTCATTCCTTGTACAGGATAACATCATCTAGGATACATGTCTGTTGTTATTACAACGTAGCACAATCTTTTTCAATTTTTTATTTCAAAATGGTTCAAAAGCATGGAATACAGGATTTCGCTGTGGGATCTTCTCTTCTTTGTTTCTGTTCCAATCAGGCAGATAGCAGAATAGGTTTCATAATTGGTTTTAAAATGAGAAAGGATATCCCTCTCCTTCATTAAGACCTGATATCCGTTCTCATACTGCTCCCATGAAGTCCAATGCTTAAGATATGGATTTAGAAGCTCATCTGTAGGGGCCAGGGCCAGATCATGGACATATGCGGCACCAGTAATGGTTCTCACAAAATACTCTAGATCTCTTTTTTTCGTAAAGCCGCACAGCTGGGAGTCATTCTTTTGCCTGATATCAAGTACCAGATCTACCTTAAATTGTTTTAGACTTTCAAAAAAATTTTCAGCGCTGGTCTCGTAGGCACTGAGTACATATAAGTTTTTCATTGGTACCTCCATTCTTATTGTATTTTCATGGTTTCGAATAACTTTGTCAATATCTGAAATAATAATACAAAAAACAAAAGCGAGGTTTCCTCATGAAACATAAAACAAAAGGTCTTTCTGCAGGCCGCTTAACGATGATGGCTCTGGGAACTGTTATCGGCGGTTCCTTTTTTTTAGGCTCATCGGTTGCCATACAGGCTGCCGGTCCGGCAATTATTCTTTCCTATCTCATTTGTGCGGTTATGGTCTACTTTATTCTGTTTGCACTTTCAGAAATGACGGTATCCAATCCTGATTCCGCTTCCTTTCGGACATTTGCATCTCAGTATATCAATAAAGGCACAGGCTTTGTCGTAGGCTGGGTCTATTGGACTGGTATGGTCATCTCTATGTCCAGTGAGGCTACTGCTGTTTCTTTACTCTTTCGGACCTGGTTTCCAACCGTCTCAATTCCTCTCCTTGGAACTGGTCTGATCGTGGGAGTTACCCTTTTGAATCTTTTAGGAGCAAAGCAGCTAAGCCATTTGGAAAGTGTTCTTTCTGCTATTAAGATTGTGGCTATTATTGGATTTATTCTGTTAGGCGGGCTGATTGTTCTTGGTGCTTTGCCAGGCATTCGTCCACTGGGAAACAGCATATTGCGCTCAGAACCGTTTCTCCCAGGCGGCTTAAAAAGTCTGGCCGGAAGTATGCTCATCGTTCTATTCACCTATGCTGGCTTTGAAATCATAGGACTGGCTGCCAGTGAGACCGATAATAAGGAAAAGAATGTGCCTCGAGCCATTCATTTGACTGTGTTCTGGCTGGTGACCCTGTATATTCTTTGTATATCCGTCCTCCTGCTTCTGGTTCCCACCAATTCCTTAAGCGAAGACGTCAGTCCAATGGTCACGGCCTTAAACCGGTATCAAATGTCCTGGGCCGGAACTGCCATGACAATCATATTAATCAGCGCAATCTTATCTACCATGCTGGCTGCCATGTTTGGTATTGGCAGAATGCTCCGCTCTCTTGTGGAGGAAGGGCTTGGTCCTGGGTTTTTAAGGGATAAGACGGATGTTCCTTATCGGGGTATCCTTTTTTCAGGACTTAGCATGATGATGTTTCTCTATGTAGGACTCTTTTTGCCTGAGTTTTATCTGTTTTTAATCAGCTCCGGTGGATTTGCCCTGCTTTTTACCTATATCGTACTCATGTTTACCCACATCCGTTTCCGAAAAAAGAACGGGAAGCCAGAAGGGAGCTGTAGGCTTTGCGGATTCCCCTATAGTTCTCTGTTTACCATGGCAGGACTCCTTATCGCTATATTCAGTATGCCATTTTTAAAAGGGCAGACCCTGGGGTTTCTGGCAGGAATAGCCCTGGTAGCTTTTTTTACCGCATGTTATGGGATATTAAAAGCCGTAAACAAAAGAAAAGCGATGCAGGGAGAAGAGCTGCCAAAAGGAACTCTCAAGCATCGCCGTATCTTAACAGAATTTTCAGAGGAACTACACCCCGATGAAGAAAAGAAACAATAAATAAATCTTTAAAGCATTTGAACCGCATTCAAATAGGAATCCATGTGTATTTGAAATGCAGATAACGCCTGCTCCAGCGAGCCGCTGCGGCAGGCTTCTATAATATTTTTATGCTCTTCGTACTTCTCCTTAGCAGAACCTAAGGTGGAAGTATCCTTATTCATAGCGGTAAGCAATTGGAAGTACTGGTTTTGCAAAATATCAGCCCTCCTGAAACTTTCTGATTTCTTCCAGAAAAACTCATGAAAGGCCAGGTCACAGGAATTGAATACAAAATTTTTCTCCTTCTCATCTGACGTATTGTCTTTCCCTAACATAATCATCTCCTGGTTCAGTGCAGATAGATACTCTAAGTCCTTCTCATTTAGAAGTTTCTTTTCAAATATAATTGTCAGCACCTGCATTTCCAATGGAATTCTAATCGAAAAGATTTCTGCAATATCCCCCATATCCAGATTGAGAATCTGGCTGCCTTTTTTGGGCGAAAATGAAAGAAATCCTCTCATATGAAGTTCTCTTAATGCTTCCCTGATGGGCGCTCTGCTTATCTGAAGTTCTTCCGACATATCAGTTTCAACCAAACGGTCTCCACTTTTTAGCTCTCCCGTAAGAATCTTATTTTTCACATAAGTGACTACAATCTCACTAAGATTGGATTTGGAATATGTGATCATGTTATTTATTTCATATGAATGAAATAGCATTTGTCCACCTCTCAATGTATTTTATGCCTCAAAAGAACATTATACTATAGATGGAAGGCAAATCAAATTAAGATTTAATCTTTTCATAATAATTCTTTGCATAATTGATGAATAGTTCCTGGGCTGGTGTTAAAACCATATCTTTTTTTAGAACGTAAAAGATATCTCTGCTCAATTCTTCCGAGTCTATTTCTACCATATTTACTAAATTCAAACGCTTATAGATGGTTGCTGCCGCCTTGGATACAAAGGAAATACCCAGACCCTTGGATACCGCTTCCACGATTCCCTGAGTACTGCTAAAATAAGCAACGACTTTCATATCCTTTTCGTGAATATTATTATTGCTAAGAAACATCTCCAGCTTTGTTCTGGTACCAGACCCGGCTTCCCGCATAATAAAGTTCTTTTTCGAGATAAAAGAGATGATTTCAGAAACCGTACGGCCCCCCGTATATCTCATGCTCTTTGGCAGGATTAAGACAATCTCATCCTTACAGAAAGCTGTCAGCTTGTATCGGCAGCTTTCTGTTTCCGTTCCAACAAAGCCAATATCATACTGATATTGGCTTAACTCTTTAAATACACCTCCACTGTCTCTTTGATATAAGTGAAAGACAATGTTTTCATATTCCTTATTAAAATCAGAAATCAATTGCGGCAGTAAATACTGGGCCGGAACGCTTGAGGCCAGAATATTTATTTCTCCTGCACATTCTTTTGTAAACTTACCCATTTCAAATAAAGACTGATCGCGCAATGCCAGCATATTCTTGGCATGTTCATAAAACTTTACCCCTGCCTTAGTCGGATACACTTTCTTTGTGGAACGAACAAACAACTGAGTGCCAATCTCTTTTTCCAATGTATTAATCTGATTGCTTAATGTTGGCTGAGTTAAGTATAAGGCTTCAGATGCTTTTGAAAAACTCTGCAGTTTGGAAATTTGTACAAATGCTTCTAATTGTTTAAAATCCATACGTTTCTCCGCTTCTCTAAAGGTTGAATTTAGTGCGCTTGATTAGTCTTTTGTATCTTCCGATTTTAATGCTTTTAACAGACAAAAACAGGCAAGCAGCATGATAATTGCCAATGGGAATGCTGCGATGATAGAAGAATTCTTTAAAGCTGCTAATCCACCTGACATCAGTAAAACAAGAGTCAGCAATGCCAAAAGAGCTCCCCAAAGAATCTTTTTCCCATTTCCAGGATTCATATCCCCGCTTGACGAGAACATGGATAATGCAAAGATTCCTGAATTTGATGATGTAATGGAAAACGTAATTAACAGGCAGATAGCAATGAAAGAAAATACCATTCCAAGTGGATATTCCCGCAAAACTACAAATAACACGGTTTCTGTTGATTCCACTGCCTTTGCTATCATTTGTTTGTCCAGGTTCAAACCAAGACTGCCAAAGATGGAGAACCACAAAAAGGATACGATGGATGGAGCAAATATTACTCCTATTACAAACTCCCGAATGGTCCTGCCTCTTGATATCCTGGCTATAAAGGTGCCCACAAATGGTCCCCAGGCAATCCACCAGGCCCAATAAAATATCGTCCAGGACCCAAGCCATGTTTTGTCTCCAA
It encodes the following:
- a CDS encoding NADP-dependent glyceraldehyde-3-phosphate dehydrogenase, whose amino-acid sequence is MITAIRDENNRYRNLLNGQWVGSKSDTYIEIKSPIDNTVLGTVPAMSKEEVDLAIETAREAQKLWRNVTIDEKAEILYRAADILLKYKEELADLMIREISKDRKSCWSEVERTADFIRFTADTAKNISGESIPGDSFPGGKNNKVSIVRREPLGVVLAISPFNYPVNLAASKIAPGLMAGNSVILKPASQGSLCGLYLARAFEEAGVPAGVLNTVTGKGSEIGDYITTHKGIDFINFTGSTEVGAHISSITSMVPLLMELGGKDAAIVLEDADLELTASNIVAGGYSYSGQRCTAVKRILVVEEVADQLIEKILPKLEKLTMGNPVEKDVDIVPLISTKAADFVCELMDDAKAKGAKLLAGGNRDGNLIQPTLFDCVTTDMRLAWEEPFGPVLPIIRVKDKDEAIKLANESEYGLQSAVFTQNINNAFYVADKLEVGTVQVNNKTERGPDHFPFLGVKASGIGTQGIRYSIESMSRPKVTVINLSNN
- the citC gene encoding [citrate (pro-3S)-lyase] ligase translates to MSEYSISKVSPDDKRSNQLIDQLLLGEGIRRDKNLDYTCAMFDEDFNVVATGSCYGNTLRCLAVSSDHQGEGLMNQIMSHLTEYQFSKGNSHIFLYTKSTASKFFSDLGFYEIVRIEGKVVFMENKRRGFQDYLSRLGENKKEGKNVAAIVMNANPFTLGHLTLVEKAAAENDVVHLFIVSEDVSLIPFPVRKRLIMEGTAHLNNICYHDSGPYIISNATFPSYFQKDETSVIESHALLDLGIFIKISESLGINRRYVGEEPTSQVTAIYNEIMKERLPEAGIDCIIIPRKEAEGTVISASTVRKLIKEGDFSHLTALLPETTIRFFESPEAEPIIKKIKEAEQVIHY
- a CDS encoding FMN-dependent NADH-azoreductase, which codes for MSRVLYIKANSKPEGTSRTFQISDAFVEAYKKHHPDDEVVVLDLYKMGIHFLEEKDLEYHNPAPGVGKDHPILKYAYQFLEADKYIFAEPLWNLGIPAILKAYIDYICVSSITFQYTAEGPVGLCKGKKAINITTRGGDYSSDIAKEFELGDKYLRTIIAFLGVTDFTTIAADQLDVIGVDVEKKVAEDIEKAVKIAETF
- a CDS encoding FeoB-associated Cys-rich membrane protein codes for the protein MLATIVISALIAAYAGFIIVRRIKKAKQGESGCGCGCSSCSCTSDLQD
- a CDS encoding flavin reductase family protein, encoding MMKKVNVFYDKLYYGFPIILVSYYDTDGTPNVTTISSSYTLRDMMALGFSTKGYALNRIKEVSDFVVNIADSSQIEAINFCGKNTGAECKKFDSINLTPVPSKVVSAPIIEECPISIECRLTDVIESENHMGITNILAKIKGRLVAESYLTESGRLKVPAFDEVLYIGDGDSKGYRFMK
- the hcp gene encoding hydroxylamine reductase, translated to MNMSMFCYQCQETAKNTGCTVMGVCGKTEEVANLQDLLIYAVKGISEIVVKTNTNVADIAKINHEVIKSLFITITNANFDADAIEAQIVNVLGLRDQLAKDASYQGNNDAAVFSVSSREDMLKKAASVGVLATENEDVRSLRELIIYGVKGMAAYVEHALNIGKENNDIYAFTYEALAATLNDSLSADDLVALTLKTGELGVSAMALLDEANTSRYGNPEITTVNIGVRKNPAILISGHDLVDMEQLLEQTQGTGVDVYTHGEMLPAHYYPAFKKYDNFAGNYGNAWWKQVTEFESFRGPILFTTNCIVPPKNPEVAARIYTTGATGFPGCKHIEADENGKKDFSEIIALAKTLQSPDEIETGTIVGGFAHNQVFALADKVVDAVKSGAIKKFFVMAGCDGRMKSRDYYTEFAEKLPKDTVILTAGCAKYRYNKLQLGDIGGIPRVLDAGQCNDSYSLALIALKLKEVFELNDVNDLPIAYNIAWYEQKAVIVLLALLHLGVKNIHLGPTLPGFLSPNVAKVLVDTFGIAGMGSVDADMELFMNA
- a CDS encoding DUF488 domain-containing protein, with the protein product MKNLYVLSAYETSAENFFESLKQFKVDLVLDIRQKNDSQLCGFTKKRDLEYFVRTITGAAYVHDLALAPTDELLNPYLKHWTSWEQYENGYQVLMKERDILSHFKTNYETYSAICLIGTETKKRRSHSEILYSMLLNHFEIKN
- a CDS encoding amino acid permease, whose product is MKHKTKGLSAGRLTMMALGTVIGGSFFLGSSVAIQAAGPAIILSYLICAVMVYFILFALSEMTVSNPDSASFRTFASQYINKGTGFVVGWVYWTGMVISMSSEATAVSLLFRTWFPTVSIPLLGTGLIVGVTLLNLLGAKQLSHLESVLSAIKIVAIIGFILLGGLIVLGALPGIRPLGNSILRSEPFLPGGLKSLAGSMLIVLFTYAGFEIIGLAASETDNKEKNVPRAIHLTVFWLVTLYILCISVLLLLVPTNSLSEDVSPMVTALNRYQMSWAGTAMTIILISAILSTMLAAMFGIGRMLRSLVEEGLGPGFLRDKTDVPYRGILFSGLSMMMFLYVGLFLPEFYLFLISSGGFALLFTYIVLMFTHIRFRKKNGKPEGSCRLCGFPYSSLFTMAGLLIAIFSMPFLKGQTLGFLAGIALVAFFTACYGILKAVNKRKAMQGEELPKGTLKHRRILTEFSEELHPDEEKKQ
- a CDS encoding GntR family transcriptional regulator translates to MLFHSYEINNMITYSKSNLSEIVVTYVKNKILTGELKSGDRLVETDMSEELQISRAPIREALRELHMRGFLSFSPKKGSQILNLDMGDIAEIFSIRIPLEMQVLTIIFEKKLLNEKDLEYLSALNQEMIMLGKDNTSDEKEKNFVFNSCDLAFHEFFWKKSESFRRADILQNQYFQLLTAMNKDTSTLGSAKEKYEEHKNIIEACRSGSLEQALSAFQIHMDSYLNAVQML
- a CDS encoding selenium metabolism-associated LysR family transcriptional regulator, whose amino-acid sequence is MDFKQLEAFVQISKLQSFSKASEALYLTQPTLSNQINTLEKEIGTQLFVRSTKKVYPTKAGVKFYEHAKNMLALRDQSLFEMGKFTKECAGEINILASSVPAQYLLPQLISDFNKEYENIVFHLYQRDSGGVFKELSQYQYDIGFVGTETESCRYKLTAFCKDEIVLILPKSMRYTGGRTVSEIISFISKKNFIMREAGSGTRTKLEMFLSNNNIHEKDMKVVAYFSSTQGIVEAVSKGLGISFVSKAAATIYKRLNLVNMVEIDSEELSRDIFYVLKKDMVLTPAQELFINYAKNYYEKIKS